One Ricinus communis isolate WT05 ecotype wild-type chromosome 1, ASM1957865v1, whole genome shotgun sequence DNA window includes the following coding sequences:
- the LOC8289149 gene encoding putative pentatricopeptide repeat-containing protein At1g69350, mitochondrial — translation MSLVSGLELQFQLQPHISFPYTSSNNYIIQINNIIKMTLYMPLFRSCTSLRPLTLLHSHLLVTGLHHDPQASTKLIESYSQIGCLQSSKLVFETFQNPDSFMWAVLIKCHVWSNFCGEAISLYNKMIYKQIPISDFIFSSVLRACAGFGNLDVGEEVHGRIIKYGLDVDHVVETSLLGMYGDLGCLSNAKKVFDNMTTRDLVSWSSIISCYVDNGESSEGLEMFRLLVSQDVELDSVTMLSIAGACGELGFLRLAKSVHGCIIRQRIETRGPLNDALVLMYSRCDDFSSAERIFSNMFNRSIASWTAMISCYNRSRWFKQALQVFVEMLEFKVAPNAVTIMAVLSSCAGFNLLREGKSVHCYAVKHIDLDDDSLGPALIEYYAQFGKLSYCEKVLHTIGKRNIISWNMLISVYASQGLFKEALGIFVQMQRQGQIPDSFSLSSSISACANVGLLWLGHQIHGYAIKRHILDEFVQNSLIDMYSKCGHVDLAYLIFDRIQSKSVVAWNSMICGFSQIGNSLEAIRLFDQMYLNCLDMNEVTFLTAIQACSHMGHLEKGKWLHHKLIAYGVKKDLFIDTALIDMYAKCGDLRIAHRVFDSMSERSVVSWSAMIGGCGMHGDIDAAISLFAEMIQREMKPNDITFMNILSACSHSGYVEEGKFYFNSMKNFEVEPNLEHFACMVDLLSRAGDLDEAYRIINSMPFPAEASIWGALLNGCRIHQRMDMIRNIERDLLDMRTDDTGYYTLLSNIYAEEGNWDVSRKVRSAMKGIGLKKVPGYSTIELDKKVYRFGAGDVSHWQVKEINTFLENFQSLASEQACNVSCWTDNEIKAEYMSHL, via the coding sequence ATGAGCCTGGTCTCAGGGCTTGAGCTTCAATTTCAACTGCAGCCACACATTTCATTTCCCTACACAAGCAGCAACAATTACATCATTCAAATTaacaacataataaaaatgacaCTCTACATGCCTTTATTTAGGTCATGCACAAGCTTAAGACCACTAACCCTACTCCATTCACATCTCTTAGTCACTGGTCTACACCATGATCCACAAGCCTCTACAAAGCTCATTGAGTCGTATTCTCAAATCGGTTGCCTTCAATCCTCAAAACTTGTCTTCGAAACCTTCCAAAATCCAGATTCTTTCATGTGGGCAGTCCTCATTAAGTGCCATGTATGGTCCAATTTCTGTGGAGAAGCCATTTCACTGTACAATAAAATGATATACAAACAAATACCCATTAGTGactttatattttcttcagTTTTAAGAGCTTGTGCTGGTTTTGGTAATTTGGATGTTGGTGAAGAGGTTCATGGGAGGATCATTAAATATGGGTTGGATGTTGATCATGTTGTTGAGACCTCACTTCTTGGTATGTATGGTGATTTAGGTTGCTTAAGTAATGCCAAGAAggtgtttgataatatgacAACTAGAGATTTGGTTTCTTGGAGTTCAATCATTTCGTGTTATGTTGATAATGGAGAGTCAAGTGAAGGGTTGGAGATGTTTCGGTTATTGGTATCGCAAGATGTTGAATTGGATTCTGTGACAATGCTTAGCATTGCCGGGGCTTGTGGTGAACTGGGTTTCTTGAGGTTAGCTAAGTCAGTTCATGGCTGTATAATTAGGCAAAGAATTGAAACTCGTGGACCGTTAAATGACGCGCTTGTTTTAATGTATAGTAGGTGTGATGATTTTTCTAGTGCCGAGAGGATCTTTTCAAATATGTTTAATAGGAGTATTGCTTCGTGGACGGCTATGATTTCTTGCTATAATAGAAGTAGGTGGTTTAAACAAGCACTACAAGTTTTTGTCGAGATGCTAGAATTTAAAGTAGCGCCAAATGCAGTTACCATAATGGCCGTTCTTAGTTCTTGTGCTGGGTTTAACCTGCTTAGAGAAGGGAAATCTGTTCACTGTTATGCAGTTAAGCATATAGATCTTGATGATGATTCTTTAGGTCCAGCATTAATAGAATATTACGCTCAATTTGGTAAGTTGAGTTACTGTGAGAAGGTTCTTCATACTATTGGGAAGAGAAATATTATATCATGGAATATGCTCATATCAGTGTATGCTTCACAAGGGTTGTTTAAGGAGGCATTAGGAATATTTGTACAGATGCAAAGACAAGGACAAATACCAGACTCTTTTAGCCTGTCAAGTTCTATATCAGCTTGTGCAAATGTAGGTTTATTATGGCTTGGGCATCAAATACATGGTTATGCCATTAAAAGACACATTCTCGACGAGTTTGTCCAGAATTCTCTAATCGATATGTACTCGAAATGTGGTCATGTGGATTTGGCATACTTGATATTTGACAGGATTCAATCCAAGAGTGTTGTAGCTTGGAATTCTATGATTTGTGGATTTTCCCAAATTGGTAACTCATTGGAGGCCATTAGGCTCTTTGATCAAATGTACCTAAACTGTCTTGACATGAATGAAGTGACCTTCTTGACGGCAATTCAAGCTTGCTCCCATATGGGACATCTTGAAAAGGGAAAATGGCTACACCACAAACTCATTGCCTACGGTGTAAAGAAGGATCTATTTATTGACACGGCTCTGATTGACATGTATGCTAAGTGTGGAGACCTTCGAATAGCCCATAGAGTTTTTGATAGCATGTCAGAAAGGAGTGTGGTGTCATGGAGTGCCATGATTGGTGGCTGTGGAATGCACGGTGACATTGATGCTGCAATCTCACTCTTCGCCGAAATGATTCAAAGGGAAATGAAACCAAATGACATTACCTTCATGAATATTCTATCCGCTTGCAGTCATTCAGGATATGTAGAAGAAgggaaattttattttaactcaatGAAAAATTTCGAAGTTGAGCCTAACTTAGAACACTTTGCTTGTATGGTTGACCTTTTAAGTCGTGCTGGTGATCTCGATGAAGCCTACAGAATAATAAACTCAATGCCATTCCCTGCAGAAGCTAGCATTTGGGGAGCTTTACTTAATGGCTGTCGAATTCACCAGAGAATGGATATGATCCGAAACATCGAAAGAGATCTGTTAGACATGAGGACAGATGATACTGGGTATTACACCTTATTGTCTAATATCTATGCAGAAGAAGGTAACTGGGATGTATCTAGGAAGGTGAGATCAGCAATGAAAGGTATAGGTCTGAAGAAGGTCCCAGGGTACAGTACAATTGAACTGGACAAGAAAGTCTATAGATTTGGAGCAGGAGATGTATCTCATTGGCaggtaaaagaaattaacacaTTTTTGGAAAATTTCCAGAGTTTGGCTTCGGAACAAGCATGCAATGTATCCTGTTGGACCgataatgaaattaaagcAGAATACATGTCCCATTTATAA
- the LOC8289150 gene encoding pentatricopeptide repeat-containing protein At2g03380, mitochondrial, with protein sequence MSRVIISQLHKQLHKRPFRLQWRTLSYLTHNQLSLDPPQDYYTTASVQSVFSNPCFYLLSLCKSIISLKRIHGLLIIDGLVSDLSCSTKLVSLYGSFGYIDDARLVFDRIPNPDFYSWKVMLRWYFLNDLCWEIIGFHSRLRICLIEHDNVVFSIVLKACSELRDIDEGRKLHCQIIKAGPPDSFVLTGLTDFYAKCGEIECSRCAFDENLDRNVVSWTSMIVGYVQNDCPVEGLILFNRMREGLIEGNQFTLGILVTACTKLGALHQGKCFHGYAIKSGVQLNSYLMTALLDMYVKCGVIRDARSVFDELSSIDLVSWTAMIVGYTQSNLSYDALKLFLDKKWAGILPNDVTIVSALAACARMGNLNLGRSIHGLAIKLGFAEPTLMNALVHMYAKCHMNRDASYLFETASEKDVVSWNSIISGCSQMGSPYEALDLFQRMRKESVSPDAVTLVSVFSACASLGALQVGSSLHAYSVKEGLLSSNVYVSTALLTFYAKCGDAGSARTIFDGMQEKNTVTWSAMIGGYGVQGDAGGSLSIFNDMLRQELKPNEVIFTTILSACSHTGMVGEGWNLFISMCQVYNFVPSMKHYTCMVDLLARSGSLEEAWDFIEKMPVQADVSLFGAFLHGCGLHSRFDLGEVAIKRMQELHPHNACYYVLICNLYASDGRWNQVKQVRELMKQRGLIKSPGYSVMETDIGYDFSLPRAASLV encoded by the coding sequence ATGTCAAGAGTAATAATTTCCCAGTTGCACAAACAGCTTCATAAAAGACCCTTCCGCTTACAATGGAGAACTCTCTCTTATTTAACACACAATCAGCTATCTCTAGACCCTCCTCAGGACTATTATACTACGGCCTCAGTTCAATCTGTCTTTTCAAATCCAtgtttttatcttcttagTTTATGCAAAAGCATCATTTCTCTCAAGAGAATTCACGGATTACTCATTATTGATGGCCTTGTTAGCGATCTTTCTTGCAGTACCAAATTAGTTAGCTTGTATGGTTCCTTTGGGTACATTGATGATGCTCGCTTGGTGTTTGATAGAATACCTAACCCAGATTTTTATTCTTGGAAAGTTATGCTAAGGTGGTATTTTTTGAATGACTTGTGTTGGGAAATCATTGGATTTCATTCGCGTTTGAGAATTTGCTTAATTGAGCATGATAATGTTGttttttcaattgttttaAAGGCATGTAGTGAACTGCGAGACATAGATGAAGGGAGGAAATTGCACTGTCAGATTATTAAGGCAGGTCCGCCTGATAGTTTTGTATTGACTGGTCTTACAGATTTCTATGCGAAGTGTGGAGAGATTGAGTGCTCACGTTGTGCGTTTGATGAAAATCTTGATAGGAATGTGGTTTCTTGGACTTCTATGATTGTGGGTTATGTACAGAATGATTGTCCCGTTGAAGGATTGATTTTGTTTAATAGAATGAGAGAAGGGTTGATTGAGGGTAATCAATTTACCTTGGGCATCTTAGTTACTGCATGCACAAAGTTAGGAGCTTTGCATCAAGGGAAGTGCTTTCATGGGTACGCGATAAAGAGTGGTGTTCAACTTAATTCTTACTTGATGACAGCTCTTCTAGACATGTATGTCAAGTGTGGAGTCATTAGAGATGCTAGGTCTGTATTTGATGAGCTATCTAGTATTGATCTCGTCTCTTGGACGGCTATGATTGTTGGGTACACCCAGAGTAACTTATCTTATGATGCTTTGAAATTGTTTTTGGATAAGAAATGGGCTGGTATCTTGCCCAATGATGTTACTATTGTAAGCGCACTGGCAGCATGTGCACGGATGGGCAATTTGAATTTGGGAAGGTCAATTCATGGTCTTGCGATTAAACTTGGTTTTGCAGAACCTACTCTCATGAATGCCCTAGTGCACATGTATGCAAAATGCCATATGAATAGAGATGCTAGTTATTTATTTGAGACAGCTTCAGAGAAGGATGTAGTTTCCTGGAATTCTATTATTTCTGGGTGTTCTCAAATGGGGTCTCCATATGAAGCCCTTGACTTATTTCAACGAATGAGAAAGGAATCTGTCTCACCTGATGCAGTTACACTGGTTAGCGTTTTCTCAGCATGTGCCTCCCTTGGTGCTCTCCAAGTTGGCTCTTCTCTCCATGCTTACTCTGTAAAGGAGGGCTTATTGTCTTCCAATGTATATGTTAGCACTGCACTTTTAACCTTTTATGCCAAATGTGGGGATGCTGGATCTGCACGTACCATTTTTGATGGTATGCAAGAGAAGAATACTGTTACGTGGAGTGCAATGATTGGTGGTTATGGAGTTCAAGGGGATGCTGGTGGGTCCCTTTCCATTTTCAATGATATGTTGAGGCAGGAACTGAAACCGAACGAAGTAATCTTCACAACCATTTTATCTGCCTGTAGTCATACAGGGATGGTAGGAGAGGGATggaatctttttatttcaatgtGCCAGGTATATAACTTTGTGCCTTCCATGAAGCATtatacgtgcatggttgatctATTGGCTCGTTCTGGTAGTCTTGAAGAAGCCTGGGACTTCATCGAGAAAATGCCAGTTCAAGCAGATGTTAGTTTGTTTGGAGCATTTCTCCATGGATGTGGGCTGCATTCAAGGTTTGATCTTGGAGAGGTAGCAATCAAGAGAATGCAAGAATTACATCCTCATAATGCTTGTTATTATGTGCTTATATGCAATTTGTATGCTTCTGATGGAAGATGGAATCAGGTTAAGCAGGTAAGAGAGTTGATGAAGCAGAGAGGATTAATCAAATCCCCAGGATATAGTGTGATGGAGACGGATATTGGTTATGATTTCTCATTGCCTAGAGCTGCTTCTCTTGTATAG
- the LOC8289151 gene encoding uncharacterized protein LOC8289151, producing MGTKAQCESFFQGYFSMRDLNEDSNSCSWPLYYGDRTFTNGQYYNGYLPRAIADMYPGYDKDVVKQTMLEHEATFKNQLCELHRLYRIQRDLMDEAKRKELYKNRMPIEKSLSSSPLASQVTSEDARKWHLPSFPLGNSVCAGPSTSGIEDMHSPLSSMKGSSAQASPLLSQNGGTSKDLEILESRPTKVRRKMFDLQLPADEYIDTEEGEQLRDENACGISSYFSNRNHKVVHENGINLLIGKGGKKNCLGDALQSESFLKSKSNLADLNEPIDVEDTNASANDLLGCTSSRCETQEHGLAAKQKSQFLGFPQEILLNSHHGSTNGTLNNLHLQNNANRKLWFPHMLDSGHSKNNLKSIPQGLQPEIVPSSSQPVSVLLNKTNEPASLFLTDQSKAGQLRGRLFHGSEPSERNKEISDNSHHVSVVASNMPIQYATDPSPNLSKSWPHSISSWEKLSGSLNTKSISVQMHPYFNSSGTLSRSSQSSTQSHGVLGDRWNYTSNSASNLRINSEMPDQNGYYYGSSSGSKELLIQFPSGNRDFLNCSSAHNIAPAHFPYHDSAKHYKSSNCVDSKSAKDVNLNVAVSNGFSAKMSSQQGLEVIDLERNQVDHIVTLPWLRTKPSYKSEATNAGVDLNSVGSSDLESSLPLLSNKSEAGNVLSEVAVQSMKSASPNVVEGSRIYISDTSSCRKILGFPIFEKPHISKVESSSLTSPSVSLSQPTEDIENNRKSRVLDINLPCDPPVPDFGQETPAELVLTEKETEKRVASVRHHIDLNSSITEDEASLIPSVPGSTVKIISGIDLEVPALPETEEDVIPGEECLEKAHGVSSQLSESKAESSPDEFARIAAEAIVAISITGYRSHQDDDVGNPSEASMTDPLHWFVEIASSFGEDLESKCAAWVAEKGQDDEGSSSEDYFESMTLRLVEIKEEDYMPKPLISENFKLEETGTPSLPTRTRRGQTRRGRQRRDFQRDILPGLASLSRHEVTEDLQTFGGLMRATGHLWHSGLTRRNSTRNGCGRGRRRTVISSPPAVIASPPCTPLIQQLSNVEVGLEDRSLTGWGKTTRRPRRQRCPPGNPPALPLT from the exons ATGGGAACAAAAGCACAGTGTGAAAGCTTCTTTCAGGGATATTTCTCAATGAGGGATCTTAATGAGGATTCTAACAGTTGTAGCTGGCCTCTATACTATGGAGATAGAACCTTCACCAATGGGCAATACTACAATGGATACTTACCAAGGGCCATTGCAGATATGTATCCCGGGTATGACAAGGATGTGGTAAAGCAGACAATGCTGGAGCATGAGGCCACATTTAAGAATCAG CTGTGTGAACTTCACCGCCTATACAGAATACAGAGGGACTTGATGGATGAAGccaaaaggaaagaattatataaaaatcgGATGCCTATTGAGAAATCATTGTCTTCAAGTCCTCTAGCATCTCAAGTTACATCTGAAGATGCTCGGAAATGGCATCTCCCTAGCTTTCCCTTGGGAAATTCTGTGTGTGCTGGACCATCTACCTCAGGCATTGAAGATATGCATTCTCCGCTGAGTTCTATGAAAGGAAGCAGTGCACAAGCTAGCCCCTTGCTATCTCAAAATGGTGGTACGTCAAAAGATTTAGAGATACTGGAGTCCAGACCCACAAAAGTGAGGAGGAAGATGTTTGATCTTCAACTTCCAGCTGATGAGTACATAGATACTGAAGAAGGGGAACAACTGAGGGATGAAAATGCATGTGGTATCTCTAGTTATTTTTCAAACAGAAATCATAAAGTTGTGCATGAGAATGGAATTAATCTGCTTATTGGCAAAGGTGGGAAAAAGAATTGTCTAGGAGATGCATTGCAGTCTGAATCATTTTTGAAGAGCAAAAGTAATTTGGCTGATTTGAATGAGCCTATTGATGTTGAAGATACAAATGCATCTGCAAATGATCTTCTAGGCTGTACTTCCTCCCGATGTGAGACTCAAGAGCATGGACTGGCTGCTAAACAAAAATCACAGTTTCTTGGCTTTCCCCAAGAGATCTTACTGAACTCTCACCATGGAAGCACTAATGGAACTCTCAATAATCTGCATTTGCAGAATAATGCAAACAGAAAATTGTGGTTTCCCCATATGCTCGATTCAG GGCACAGTAAAAACAACCTGAAGTCTATTCCTCAAGGTCTTCAGCCCGAAATAGTACCTTCATCTTCCCAGCCAGTATCGGTTCtgttaaataaaactaatgaaCCGGCATCTCTTTTCCTTACTGATCAAAGCAAGGCAGGTCAGTTGAGAGGGAGATTGTTTCATGGTTCAGAACCTTCTGAAAGAAATAAGGAGATCTCTGATAATAGCCATCACGTATCAGTGGTTGCTTCCAATATGCCTATTCAATATGCAACTGATCCTTCTCCCAATTTGAGCAAGTCCTGGCCACATTCTATTTCATCTTGGGAAAAGCTTAGTGGAAGCTTAAACACGAAGTCTATATCAGTTCAAATGCACCCATATTTCAACTCATCTGGGACCTTGAGTAGGAGTTCTCAGTCATCAACTCAGAGTCATGGTGTGTTAGGGGACCGGTGGAATTACACAAGCAATTCTGCATCTAACCTGAGAATCAATAGTGAAATGCCCGACCAAAATGGATACTATTATGGGTCCTCATCAGGGTCTAAGGAACTATTGATTCAGTTTCCTTCAGGCAACCGTGATTTTTTGAACTGCAGTAGTGCCCATAACATAGCCCCTGCACATTTCCCTTATCATGATTCAGCAAAGCACTACAAGAGTTCAAATTGTGTGGATTCGAAGTCTGCAAAAGATGTGAACTTGAATGTAGCAGTTTCAAATGGCTTCTCAGCCAAGATGTCTTCCCAGCAAGGCCTTGAGGTCATCGATTTAGAAAGAAATCAGGTGGACCATATTGTCACTTTGCCTTGGCTAAGAACCAAGCCCAGTTATAAAAGCGAGGCTACTAATGCAGGGGTGGATTTGAATTCAGTGGGCTCGAGTGATTTGGAATCTTCTCTGCCTCTGTTGTCTAACAAAAGTGAAGCTGGAAATGTTCTTAGTGAAGTAGCTGTTCAGAGTATGAAATCAGCTTCTCCCAATGTTGTCGAGGGCAGTAGGATTTATATAAGCGACACCTCAAGTTGCCGAAAAATTCTTGGCTTTCCCATTTTTGAAAAGCCACATATTTCAAAAGTCGAGTCTTCTTCTCTTACCTCTCCTTCTGTGTCTCTTTCTCAGCCAACTgaagatatagaaaataacaggAAAAGTAGGGTTCTtgatattaacttgccttgtGATCCGCCAGTTCCTGACTTTGGCCAAGAGACTCCTGCGGAGTTAGTTCTTACAGAAAAGGAAACAGAGAAACGAGTTGCAAGTGTCAGACATCATATTGATTTGAACTCTTCTATAACTGAGGATGAAGCTTCTTTGATACCTTCTGTTCCAGGCTCTACTGTGAAGATTATTTCAGGAATAGATTTGGAAGTGCCTGCACTTCCTGAAACTGAAGAGGATGTCATTCCTGGAGAAGAATGTCTAGAAAAGGCTCATGGAGTGTCTTCACAATTGTCAGAGTCCAAAGCTGAAAGCTCACCGGATGAATTTGCCAGAATAGCAGCGGAGGCAATAGTTGCCATTTCCATAACTGGATATCGCAGTCATCAAGATGATGACGTTGGAAATCCATCAGAAGCTTCGATGACAGACCCTCTTCATTGGTTTGTGGAGATAGCTTCATCTTTTGGAGAGGATCTTGAGAGCAAGTGTGCTGCTTGGGTAGCCGAAAAGGGTCAAGATGACGAGGGGTCATCATCGGAAGATTACTTTGAGTCTATGACTTTGAGATTAGTAGAGATCAAGGAAGAAGATTATATGCCAAAGCCTTTGATTTCAGAAAACTTTAAACTGGAAGAAACAGGAACACCTTCATTACCAACTAGAACCCGAAGAGGCCAGACAAGAAGAGGAAGGCAGCGAAGGGACTTCCAAAGGGACATCCTTCCAGGCCTTGCTTCTTTATCAAGGCATGAGGTTACAGAAGATCTTCAGACATTTGGAGGGCTGATGAGAGCAACAGGCCATTTATGGCATTCGGGACTAACAAGAAGAAATTCTACTAGAAATGGTTGTGGGAGGGGGAGGAGGCGTACGGTAATTAGTTCCCCTCCTGCAGTTATAGCAAGCCCACCTTGTACTCCCCTCATACAACAGCTTAGTAATGTTGAAGTGGGACTAGAGGATAGAAGCCTAACAGGGTGGGGGAAGACAACTAGACGTCCCCGCCGGCAAAGATGCCCTCCAGGTAATCCTCCTGCTCTTCCTTTGACCTAA